The Lycium barbarum isolate Lr01 chromosome 9, ASM1917538v2, whole genome shotgun sequence genome has a segment encoding these proteins:
- the LOC132609588 gene encoding berberine bridge enzyme-like 8, whose protein sequence is MNLHLLLLVFLVSWASSSSAQDHLSFIQCLKLYSDPLFPISTNLYNPEDASYSSVLRASIRNLRFNESFTPKPRLIITATHESQVQAAILCGKNHGLEMRTRSGGHDYEGSSYVSYVPFFILDLLNFRTIDVNIKEETAWVQAGATLGELYYAIANKSNVHGFPAGMCPTVGVGGHFSGGGFGNMMRKYGLSVDNIIDAKIVDVQGRILGRESMGEDLFWAITGGSAASFGLVLAYKIKLVPVPKNVTVFQVAKTGEDNITESVHRWLEIADGFDRDVFLHMILDVANRGEVNKNKTIRAKYIGLFLGDSQRLISLMNETFPELGLQKQDCQEVSWIESVVYWGNFSINNGTSTEVLLNRTPSKLYHSKMKSDYLQRSIPKEGLKLIFKKMVELEAPYMFFFHYGGKMSEISPDAKPFPHRAGNIANIMYGTDWIEYGFEADEYYSGLTRKLYDFMTPFVSKFPRQAYFNFKDFDLGVNHHGEHSYLQGKGYGYKYFKENYDRLVEIKSRVDPENYFKNEQSIPVRPFPEEGKLKAGVGVI, encoded by the coding sequence ATGaatcttcatcttcttcttcttgttttccTTGTTTCATGGGCAAGCTCAAGCTCAGCCCAAGATCATCTCAGCTTCATTCAGTGTCTTAAACTCTATTCAGATCCTCTTTTTCCAATCTCCACAAACCTCTACAATCCAGAAGATGCTTCTTATTCATCTGTCCTTCGAGCTTCCATTCGAAACCTTCGCTTCAACGAGTCTTTCACCCCAAAACCTCGCCTCATTATCACCGCTACTCATGAGTCTCAGGTCCAGGCTGCCATTTTATGTGGCAAGAACCATGGCCTGGAGATGAGAACCCGTAGTGGTGGACACGATTATGAGGGTTCTTCGTATGTATCGTACGTTCCATTTTTCATCCTCGATCTTTTGAACTTTAGGACCATCGATGTGAACATCAAAGAAGAGACTGCTTGGGTTCAAGCGGGTGCCACACTTGGGGAGCTTTATTATGCAATTGCAAATAAAAGCAATGTTCATGGTTTCCCTGCTGGGATGTGTCCTACTGTTGGTGTAGGTGGGCATTTCAGTGGTGGGGGCTTTGGTAACATGATGAGAAAATACGGTCTTTCTGTTGATAACATCATTGATGCAAAAATAGTTGATGTACAAGGTCGTATTCTTGGAAGAGAGTCTATGGGAGAAGACTTGTTTTGGGCCATTACAGGAGGCAGTGCAGCCAGTTTTGGTTTGGTCCTAGCATATAAAATAAAGTTAGTCCCCGTGCCAAAAAATGTTACCGTCTTTCAAGTAGCGAAAACGGGTGAAGATAACATTACAGAATCAGTTCACCGTTGGCTAGAAATAGCAGATGGTTTTGATAGAGATGTATTCCTccatatgattcttgatgtggCAAATCGTGGAGAAGTGAACAAAAACAAGACGATCCGAGCCAAATATATTGGGCTTTTCTTAGGAGATTCGCAAAGACTCATTTCTCTCATGAATGAGACTTTCCCGGAACTGGGATTGCAAAAACAAGATTGCCAAGAGGTGAGTTGGATAGAATCTGTGGTATACTGGGGAAATTTCTCCATAAATAATGGTACATCCACTGAAGTTTTACTCAACAGAACACCTTCAAAACTGTACCATAGCAAGATGAAATCCGACTATCTCCAGAGGTCTATACCAAAGGAAGGGCTAAAGTTGATATTCAAGAAAATGGTTGAACTAGAAGCTCCATACATGTTTTTCTTCCATTATGGAGGGAAAATGAGTGAGATTTCACCTGATGCAAAACCATTCCCTCACAGAGCTGGAAACATAGCCAATATTATGTATGGAACAGACTGGATTGAGTATGGATTTGAAGCTGATGAATATTACAGTGGTTTAACAAGAAAGCTCTATGACTTCATGACTCCTTTTGTGTCCAAATTCCCAAGGCAAGCATATTTTAACTTCAAAGACTTTGATTTAGGAGTCAATCACCATGGAGAGCACAGCTATTTACAGGGGAAAGGATATGGATATAAGTATTTCAAGGAGAATTATGACAGATTGGTGGAGATTAAGAGTAGAGTTGATCCTGAGAATTACTTCAAAAATGAACAAAGCATCCCAGTCCGTCCATTTCCGGAAGAGGGTAAACTTAAAGCGGGTGTTGGTGTTATTTAG